The following proteins are co-located in the Acidimicrobiales bacterium genome:
- a CDS encoding aldo/keto reductase: MKLTLLGRTGIRVSELCLGTMTFGTEFGWGADEATSRAMFDAFVEAGGNFFDTANSYTRGSSERLLGSFIKGDRDRFVVATKYTISPDHSDPNAGGNHKKNLVRSLDDSLRRLGTDYVDLYWVHVWDALTPIEETIQALHDVVRAGKVLHVGFSDFPAWLVARADAIAELGRTTRPVAIQVEYNLAQREAERELAPMAEALGMSVLAWSPLGGGALSGKLLRPSNDESYEGRVESSAVPRAFDKYKSDRATSITRELIQVADETGYRPSQLAIAWIRKQSALNIPIVGARTLSHLKENLGATDVEVTDEMHERLNTASRIELGFPHDFIRGGWGDWFGTTPELIDPRRLGPARRTLGLDP, encoded by the coding sequence ATGAAACTCACCCTTCTCGGCCGAACGGGCATACGGGTCTCTGAGCTGTGCCTCGGGACGATGACCTTCGGAACCGAGTTCGGGTGGGGCGCTGACGAGGCGACCAGTCGTGCGATGTTCGATGCGTTCGTCGAAGCGGGGGGGAACTTCTTCGATACGGCCAACAGCTACACGCGCGGTTCAAGCGAACGGCTCCTCGGCAGCTTCATCAAGGGTGACAGAGACCGCTTCGTTGTCGCGACCAAGTACACGATCTCGCCGGATCACAGCGACCCGAACGCCGGCGGAAACCACAAGAAGAACCTCGTCCGCTCACTCGACGACAGCCTGAGACGACTCGGCACGGACTACGTAGACCTCTACTGGGTGCACGTGTGGGACGCCCTCACCCCAATCGAAGAGACCATCCAGGCGCTGCACGACGTCGTTCGCGCCGGCAAGGTCCTCCATGTCGGCTTCTCGGACTTCCCCGCCTGGCTCGTCGCCCGAGCCGACGCGATCGCGGAACTCGGTCGAACAACTCGTCCAGTGGCAATTCAAGTTGAGTACAACCTTGCGCAACGCGAAGCCGAACGAGAGCTGGCTCCGATGGCAGAGGCGCTCGGGATGAGCGTCCTCGCATGGTCCCCGCTCGGCGGCGGCGCCCTATCGGGAAAGCTGCTTCGCCCGTCGAACGACGAGAGCTACGAGGGCCGAGTCGAATCCAGTGCCGTTCCCCGCGCGTTCGACAAGTACAAGAGCGACCGCGCCACATCCATCACCCGCGAACTCATCCAGGTTGCCGACGAGACCGGATACAGGCCATCGCAACTCGCGATCGCCTGGATTAGGAAGCAATCAGCGCTCAACATCCCGATCGTTGGCGCCCGGACGTTGTCCCACCTGAAGGAAAATCTCGGCGCCACCGACGTCGAAGTGACCGACGAGATGCACGAACGTCTCAACACTGCGAGTCGAATCGAGCTCGGGTTCCCACATGACTTCATCCGAGGCGGGTGGGGAGACTGGTTCGGGACGACACCCGAGCTCATCGACCCGCGACGCCTCGGACCAGCCAGGCGAACCCTGGGCCTCGACCCTTAG
- a CDS encoding enoyl-CoA hydratase/isomerase family protein, with the protein MGSYDYEALRVDIADQIAVVTLDRPDVGNAVNETLHGEIGDVFYELSVDEAVSAIVLTGAGDTFCSGGNANDLILAEPGDFNYEWMQKMRRLVTALLEVDQPVIAALNGDAVGVGATIALYCDLIIASDTASIYDPHVTKEGIAAGDGGFLMWAMQLGMPRAKYHLLTGARLSAPDAAAAGLINEALPAGEVLPRAMGLARQLADGPGLAIRSTKRILNKVIELLGAGTLEYAGEKERVTLYSADFKEAVTAQVEGRSPTFENR; encoded by the coding sequence ATGGGGAGCTACGACTACGAAGCGCTGCGAGTCGACATCGCCGATCAGATTGCGGTCGTCACGCTCGACCGGCCTGATGTCGGCAATGCGGTCAACGAGACTCTCCATGGTGAGATCGGAGACGTCTTCTATGAGCTGTCCGTGGACGAGGCCGTCTCGGCGATCGTGTTGACCGGCGCGGGCGACACGTTCTGTAGCGGCGGCAACGCCAACGACCTGATCCTCGCCGAGCCAGGCGACTTCAACTACGAGTGGATGCAGAAGATGCGACGCCTCGTGACAGCACTACTCGAAGTTGACCAGCCCGTTATCGCAGCACTCAACGGCGACGCCGTCGGAGTGGGTGCCACGATCGCCCTGTACTGCGACCTCATCATCGCCTCGGATACCGCTTCGATCTATGACCCGCATGTCACCAAAGAGGGCATCGCGGCGGGGGACGGCGGGTTCTTGATGTGGGCGATGCAGCTCGGGATGCCGAGGGCGAAGTACCACCTCCTCACTGGAGCGAGGCTCTCCGCTCCTGATGCCGCGGCCGCAGGCCTCATAAACGAAGCCCTCCCCGCCGGCGAGGTCCTGCCACGGGCCATGGGACTCGCCCGACAACTCGCTGATGGTCCCGGCCTCGCCATCCGCAGCACCAAGAGAATCCTCAACAAGGTCATCGAACTCCTCGGCGCGGGAACACTCGAGTACGCCGGCGAGAAGGAACGCGTGACCCTCTACTCGGCCGACTTCAAAGAAGCGGTCACCGCCCAGGTCGAGGGACGGTCCCCGACGTTCGAGAACCGGTGA
- a CDS encoding helicase-related protein, translated as MADRNPGERLRVDLVERVILAPSQTRLVVSAPPGVGKVSAGAAAIAEVLRKSPDGRVVVVIAHRTLSAQWQAVLQDLGLRSTVVDGPEYREMELDVPPGESPWSTSTLVVTSVDFIKRPGRLDELLQVAWDLVVFDDVFSWPGLRREVLERLWVADSVRVLVAMTVPTAGVSWPKNPPPSMLKYQVDAWPGLEFVDVEFSPDEQAVADRVAAFEADTSHVDGWERVAGQLLGRVAASSLPMITSQRPEEAFQGSLDDRPGRRELSDSAVAHELDEIADLASDLESDAKMEALLALVADRTEAAGGPVVVFSGFARTAGYLAAAIRDRFDVEPIVLTGSTPSHNVDDPSRTAASGTIVVATDAGVQGIEFPSIAEIVHYDPPASEAAFSVRNTRRRESTAESGRLRSSWVIRDPVSRDLWKSIAGRRVETSDIPADP; from the coding sequence ATGGCTGACCGGAACCCCGGCGAGCGCCTCAGAGTCGACCTTGTTGAGCGCGTCATATTGGCTCCCTCACAGACCCGCCTCGTTGTCTCGGCCCCGCCGGGGGTGGGGAAGGTCAGCGCTGGGGCAGCCGCTATCGCAGAGGTTCTCCGCAAAAGCCCCGACGGTCGAGTCGTCGTTGTCATCGCTCACCGGACGCTCAGCGCGCAGTGGCAGGCAGTCCTGCAGGACCTCGGACTCCGTTCGACGGTGGTCGATGGGCCCGAGTACCGGGAGATGGAACTCGACGTCCCGCCGGGCGAGAGCCCCTGGTCGACTTCGACGCTCGTCGTGACGTCGGTCGACTTCATCAAGCGACCCGGCAGGCTCGATGAGCTCTTGCAGGTGGCCTGGGACCTCGTGGTCTTCGACGACGTCTTCAGCTGGCCAGGTCTTCGACGCGAAGTCCTAGAACGGCTCTGGGTCGCGGACTCGGTCCGGGTTCTTGTCGCCATGACAGTCCCGACCGCCGGCGTCTCCTGGCCCAAGAACCCACCTCCTTCGATGCTCAAGTATCAAGTCGATGCCTGGCCCGGCCTCGAATTCGTCGATGTGGAGTTCAGCCCCGACGAACAAGCAGTCGCCGACCGTGTCGCGGCCTTCGAAGCTGATACTTCGCACGTTGACGGGTGGGAGCGCGTCGCAGGTCAACTTCTCGGCCGCGTCGCTGCGAGCTCCCTTCCGATGATCACTTCGCAGAGACCCGAAGAGGCATTCCAGGGGAGCCTGGATGACCGGCCGGGTCGACGAGAGCTGTCCGACTCAGCAGTCGCGCACGAGCTGGACGAGATCGCAGACCTAGCCAGCGACCTCGAATCCGACGCTAAGATGGAGGCTCTGTTGGCACTGGTCGCAGACCGGACAGAGGCGGCTGGGGGACCGGTCGTCGTCTTCTCCGGGTTCGCTCGCACAGCCGGCTATCTCGCTGCCGCGATCCGGGACCGCTTCGACGTCGAGCCAATCGTGCTGACCGGCTCGACGCCTAGTCACAACGTCGACGATCCTTCTCGGACCGCCGCCTCGGGGACGATCGTTGTCGCCACCGATGCCGGGGTGCAGGGCATCGAGTTCCCTTCGATTGCCGAGATCGTCCACTACGATCCCCCGGCATCTGAGGCGGCCTTCTCCGTGCGGAACACGCGACGGCGCGAATCGACAGCTGAATCGGGCAGGCTGAGATCGTCCTGGGTGATTCGCGATCCTGTGAGCCGCGATCTCTGGAAGTCCATTGCCGGCCGACGTGTCGAAACCAGCGACATTCCGGCCGATCCATAG
- a CDS encoding CBS domain-containing protein, with product MESSPNPFHTVGKLFPADEVVPPVGVDAETPVVDALRLMLEKRFSQLTVEDVNGRLQGVFSLWSLARLLESQPGLKIEDLVVDDVLTQIPKVTVRDPLEPVLEMLDRTEAVLVVSPRGPQAIVTPWDVLDYYYAQARPFILLGEIEQGLRQLVVGSMDDDELSACIEANLGRRYADGRLPATVEELSFDELRQIICSRVGWPHFEGLLGRMKTVVDGRLQAIRDIRNDVFHFRGEAEPRDVERLAADREWVVQRLARMREVDDG from the coding sequence GTGGAGAGTTCACCGAACCCGTTCCACACAGTCGGGAAGCTGTTCCCGGCTGACGAAGTTGTGCCGCCCGTGGGTGTGGACGCCGAAACCCCCGTGGTCGACGCGTTACGCCTGATGTTGGAGAAGCGGTTTTCACAGCTCACGGTCGAGGATGTCAACGGCCGACTGCAGGGGGTCTTCTCGCTATGGTCACTAGCCCGTCTCCTCGAGTCCCAGCCAGGTCTCAAGATCGAAGATCTCGTCGTCGACGACGTCCTCACCCAGATACCCAAGGTCACTGTCCGAGATCCCCTTGAGCCGGTTCTCGAGATGCTCGACCGGACCGAAGCGGTGCTCGTCGTGTCACCTCGTGGCCCTCAGGCGATAGTGACGCCATGGGATGTCCTCGACTACTACTACGCACAGGCCCGCCCGTTCATCCTCCTCGGAGAGATCGAACAAGGGCTACGCCAACTGGTCGTGGGATCGATGGATGACGACGAGCTGTCAGCTTGCATTGAGGCGAATCTCGGACGCCGGTACGCCGATGGACGGCTGCCGGCGACAGTTGAGGAGTTGAGTTTCGACGAACTCCGGCAGATCATCTGCAGCCGCGTGGGATGGCCCCACTTCGAGGGACTGCTCGGCCGGATGAAGACCGTCGTCGACGGTCGCCTTCAAGCCATCCGCGACATCCGTAACGACGTCTTCCACTTTCGAGGCGAGGCGGAGCCTCGCGACGTCGAGCGCCTCGCAGCTGACCGGGAATGGGTCGTTCAGCGGCTCGCTCGAATGAGGGAGGTCGACGATGGCTGA
- a CDS encoding 2-dehydropantoate 2-reductase N-terminal domain-containing protein, translating into MRIIVHGIGAVGGTVAATLTFAGHEVVGIARGDHLDAVRTSGLKMRTPGGDRVARFECVGSPSQIALRPDDHVVLAMKSQHTARALEQLAAAGLSDQPVFCAQNGVENERLTLRRFPNVHGITVILPADFVTPGEIVAYGVPRHGIFDIGRYPAGCDDADTALAEAATSAEIESFVQPDVMRSKYGKLLVNLTNIVEAALGPDADTRAVEQALRAEGESALTAAGIAWHDVGPADPRRKRLMEIHPVEGVERCGNSSTQSLTRSTGSIESDHLNGEIVLLGRLHDVPTPVNAWFTALAARMARQGSPPGSVTRGEVRDALGI; encoded by the coding sequence ATGCGGATCATCGTGCACGGCATCGGCGCGGTCGGCGGCACCGTCGCGGCGACGCTGACGTTCGCCGGTCATGAGGTCGTGGGCATCGCCCGTGGCGACCACCTCGACGCGGTCCGGACCAGCGGGCTGAAGATGCGCACGCCCGGCGGCGACCGCGTGGCCCGGTTCGAATGCGTCGGCTCGCCCTCGCAGATCGCGTTGCGCCCCGACGACCACGTGGTCCTTGCGATGAAGTCCCAGCACACCGCCCGGGCGCTCGAACAGCTCGCAGCGGCGGGTCTGAGCGACCAACCGGTCTTCTGCGCCCAGAACGGCGTCGAGAACGAGCGGCTGACGCTGCGCCGATTCCCGAACGTCCACGGCATCACCGTGATCCTGCCCGCCGATTTCGTCACCCCGGGCGAGATCGTCGCGTACGGTGTCCCCCGTCACGGCATCTTCGACATCGGCCGCTACCCCGCCGGGTGCGACGATGCCGACACCGCACTCGCCGAGGCCGCCACATCGGCGGAAATCGAGAGCTTCGTCCAGCCCGATGTGATGCGCAGCAAGTACGGCAAGCTCCTCGTGAACCTCACGAACATCGTCGAAGCCGCTCTCGGCCCCGACGCGGACACCCGCGCCGTGGAGCAGGCGCTGCGAGCGGAGGGCGAGTCGGCATTGACAGCCGCGGGGATCGCCTGGCATGACGTCGGGCCAGCCGACCCCCGGCGCAAACGACTCATGGAAATCCACCCGGTCGAAGGCGTCGAACGGTGCGGGAACTCCTCGACGCAGAGCCTCACCCGCTCGACGGGATCGATCGAGTCCGACCACCTGAACGGCGAGATCGTCCTGCTCGGTCGACTCCACGACGTCCCCACCCCCGTCAACGCCTGGTTCACGGCACTCGCTGCGCGTATGGCCAGGCAGGGTTCGCCGCCCGGGTCCGTCACCCGCGGCGAAGTGCGGGACGCGCTCGGCATCTGA
- a CDS encoding isochorismatase family cysteine hydrolase, with translation MSEKVSAEPYPWPIIGPFDIGRCALMSIDWQVDYCAADGFFADIGLDTAHIRAALGPVAEVLAAARAAGMLIVHTREGYLPDLSDCPPTKMARAAGRGHPVGREGRYGCLQIRGEPGWQITDEVAPLPGEWIVDKPGHGAFHPTDLDQRLRIAGVDLLVITGTTADCCVSATVREANDRGYDCLVLTDCIADVSEARTAATVESFRINPLGATAERSAFLDALG, from the coding sequence ATGTCCGAGAAGGTGTCCGCCGAGCCGTACCCGTGGCCCATCATCGGCCCCTTCGACATCGGTCGCTGCGCGCTCATGAGCATCGACTGGCAGGTCGACTACTGCGCCGCGGACGGGTTCTTCGCCGACATCGGTCTGGACACGGCCCACATCCGCGCCGCGCTGGGTCCCGTCGCCGAGGTCCTCGCGGCGGCGCGAGCGGCGGGGATGTTGATCGTGCACACACGCGAGGGCTACCTCCCGGACCTGTCCGACTGCCCCCCGACGAAGATGGCCCGCGCCGCCGGGCGCGGCCACCCGGTGGGCCGGGAGGGCCGCTACGGATGCCTCCAGATCCGGGGAGAGCCGGGTTGGCAGATCACCGACGAGGTGGCGCCCCTGCCCGGAGAGTGGATCGTCGACAAGCCGGGCCACGGAGCGTTCCATCCCACCGACCTCGATCAGCGGCTCCGCATCGCCGGGGTGGATCTCCTGGTGATCACGGGGACCACCGCGGACTGCTGTGTGAGCGCGACCGTCCGGGAGGCCAACGACCGGGGCTACGACTGTCTCGTGCTGACCGACTGCATCGCCGACGTGTCCGAGGCGCGGACGGCTGCGACCGTCGAGTCGTTCCGGATCAACCCACTCGGCGCCACGGCGGAACGCTCGGCGTTCCTGGATGCCCTCGGGTAG
- a CDS encoding cyclopropane-fatty-acyl-phospholipid synthase family protein produces MNPARTVVTALARRIRGGTVVVSEDGDVETFGSDPSREVAVDVVDPRAWRATLRDGSTGLGDGYEAGWWTTDDLVGLLRVLVASTAPLDDLRNRIHSMSGPVGDAIRRVRRTDPRRDRQNIAAHYDLSNDFFSLFLDETMTYSAGVFASPEVSLRAAQEHKIDRLLAKLDVGADDHLLEIGTGWGGLSIRAVETTDARVTTTTISREQADLARKRIAARGLTERIDLIEVDWRNLTGIHDKLVSVEMIEAVDWRDHDAFFTTCARLVKPEGLVGIQAIVIADDRFERAKVTHDFIKRRIFPGGCLASVSSMTVSAASAGLRLVDLEDLGGHYAETLARWRDRLLARADEVADLGLPSGLLRRFEFYLAYCEAAFAERHVSVVQAVFARDGWRPGTVGTRPV; encoded by the coding sequence GTGAATCCCGCCCGTACCGTCGTCACGGCCCTCGCCCGACGCATCCGCGGCGGAACCGTCGTCGTCAGCGAGGACGGCGACGTCGAGACGTTCGGCAGCGACCCGTCGCGCGAAGTGGCGGTCGATGTCGTCGATCCGCGCGCGTGGCGGGCGACCCTGCGCGACGGCAGCACCGGGTTGGGTGACGGGTACGAGGCCGGGTGGTGGACGACCGACGATCTCGTCGGTCTGCTGAGAGTTCTCGTCGCGAGCACGGCGCCCCTCGACGACCTCCGCAACCGGATCCATTCGATGAGCGGACCGGTCGGTGATGCGATCCGCCGTGTCCGCAGAACCGACCCGCGGCGTGACCGACAGAACATCGCAGCCCACTACGACCTCTCCAACGACTTCTTCTCTCTCTTCCTCGACGAGACGATGACCTACTCGGCGGGTGTCTTCGCCTCGCCCGAGGTGTCGCTGCGCGCGGCGCAGGAACACAAGATCGACCGGCTGCTGGCCAAGCTCGACGTCGGAGCCGACGACCACCTCCTCGAGATCGGGACGGGGTGGGGTGGGTTGTCCATCCGCGCGGTCGAGACCACCGACGCCCGCGTGACGACGACGACGATCTCGCGTGAACAGGCGGACCTCGCGCGCAAGCGCATCGCCGCCCGCGGGCTGACCGAGAGGATCGACCTGATCGAGGTCGACTGGCGGAACCTGACCGGTATCCACGACAAGCTCGTCAGCGTCGAGATGATCGAGGCCGTCGACTGGCGCGATCACGACGCCTTCTTCACCACCTGCGCGCGATTGGTGAAGCCGGAAGGTCTGGTCGGTATCCAGGCCATCGTGATCGCCGACGACCGCTTCGAACGCGCCAAGGTCACCCACGACTTCATCAAGCGCAGGATCTTCCCCGGGGGATGTCTGGCGTCGGTGTCGTCGATGACGGTGAGTGCCGCCTCGGCCGGTCTGCGGCTGGTGGATCTCGAGGACCTGGGCGGTCACTACGCGGAGACGCTCGCCCGTTGGCGCGACCGTCTGCTCGCACGCGCCGACGAGGTCGCCGATCTCGGCCTGCCCAGCGGGCTGCTTCGCCGCTTCGAGTTCTACCTCGCCTACTGCGAGGCGGCCTTCGCGGAGCGCCACGTCAGCGTCGTCCAGGCGGTCTTCGCCCGCGACGGCTGGCGACCCGGCACCGTGGGGACACGCCCGGTCTGA
- a CDS encoding DUF1365 domain-containing protein, with the protein MSAAAALAAEPLVGRAAGVAQAVPAGLYEGTVRHRRIEPVEHAFSYRVAMVHLDVERVDEALAVSPLASQGPLRPVRFDRRDHLGDPSVPLAETIRSLVEDRLGFRPAGPVTVLAHLRTWGWCFNPIAIYWCHDERDTDVVVAQVLSVMNTPWKQRHAYVIDPGGPGRNGGRWEAHFDKKLHVSPFMPMDLEYHLTSTTPGRRVSVSLDAARSGRPVFTASLVATRRDLDRGAITRLVTGHPLMTHRVSTAIHLQAAKLWRKRVPVVDHPDGAPLRLRSRRST; encoded by the coding sequence ATGAGTGCGGCCGCTGCCCTCGCCGCAGAGCCGTTGGTTGGCCGGGCGGCCGGCGTGGCGCAGGCGGTTCCGGCGGGTCTGTACGAGGGAACCGTCAGACATCGGCGTATCGAGCCCGTCGAACACGCCTTCTCCTACCGGGTGGCGATGGTGCACCTCGACGTCGAGCGCGTGGACGAGGCTCTCGCCGTCTCACCGTTGGCGTCGCAGGGGCCGCTGAGGCCGGTCCGGTTCGATCGTCGTGACCACCTGGGCGACCCCTCCGTGCCGCTCGCGGAGACGATCCGCTCACTCGTGGAGGACCGGCTCGGGTTCCGACCCGCCGGGCCCGTCACGGTCCTCGCCCACCTTCGGACCTGGGGGTGGTGCTTCAACCCCATCGCCATCTACTGGTGCCACGACGAACGCGACACGGACGTCGTCGTCGCACAGGTCCTGTCCGTCATGAACACCCCGTGGAAACAGCGTCACGCCTACGTCATCGATCCCGGTGGTCCGGGTCGCAACGGTGGGCGTTGGGAAGCCCACTTCGACAAAAAGCTGCACGTTTCACCGTTCATGCCCATGGACCTGGAGTACCACCTGACCTCGACCACCCCGGGTCGACGGGTCTCGGTCTCGCTGGACGCGGCGCGGTCGGGCAGGCCCGTGTTCACCGCCTCACTCGTGGCCACACGACGGGATCTCGATCGCGGCGCGATCACGAGGCTCGTCACCGGCCATCCCCTGATGACCCACCGGGTGTCGACCGCGATCCATCTCCAGGCGGCGAAGCTATGGCGAAAGCGGGTCCCGGTGGTGGACCATCCTGACGGAGCACCGCTGCGTCTGCGATCGAGGAGGTCGACGTGA
- a CDS encoding FAD-dependent oxidoreductase, whose product MRIAIIGTGVAGVVAARELSTDHEITVFEAAGRIGGHVNTVDVELDDGDFAVDTGFIVHNDRNYPILTALFEELGVATQPSEMSFSVTDPGRGVEWAGGTRTGVFPQARRLVDAGHLRMLADIVRFNRAARTWLAEHPADDTTTLAELLARGTWSDRFRDHYLIPLGAAVWSADPASFDRFPARALLSFLDHHGLLELTGRPQWRTITGGARRWVDAATAPFADRIHTATPVRRILRDPAGVDVTTDRGTDRFDGVVVAVHSDQALAMLGDPTPAEDEILGAVRYQDNDAVLHTDESVLPRARRAWASWNVLVDGVDRGRVAVTYHMNRLQRIESRHEICVTLNATDLVDPETVLGRFRYSHPVFDVAAMDAQRQRERIQGVRRTWYAGAWLGYGFHEDGARSAHEAVRSIRTATVA is encoded by the coding sequence ATGCGGATCGCGATCATCGGAACGGGTGTCGCCGGTGTCGTTGCGGCGCGCGAGTTGTCGACCGACCACGAGATCACCGTCTTCGAGGCGGCGGGACGCATCGGCGGGCACGTGAACACCGTGGACGTCGAGCTCGACGACGGTGACTTCGCCGTCGACACGGGGTTCATCGTCCACAACGACCGCAACTACCCGATACTGACCGCGCTCTTCGAAGAACTCGGTGTGGCGACCCAGCCCAGCGAGATGAGTTTCAGCGTCACGGATCCCGGCCGTGGTGTGGAGTGGGCGGGCGGAACGCGGACCGGGGTCTTCCCGCAGGCGCGGCGCCTTGTCGACGCCGGTCATCTGCGGATGCTCGCTGACATCGTCCGTTTCAACCGCGCTGCCCGCACATGGCTGGCGGAGCACCCGGCGGACGACACCACCACCCTTGCGGAGCTGCTCGCACGCGGAACCTGGTCGGACCGGTTCAGGGACCACTATCTGATCCCGCTCGGCGCCGCCGTGTGGTCCGCGGATCCGGCCTCGTTCGATCGGTTCCCGGCCCGGGCTCTGCTCTCCTTTCTCGACCACCACGGCCTCTTGGAGCTGACCGGGCGCCCGCAGTGGCGCACGATCACCGGCGGTGCCCGCCGTTGGGTGGACGCGGCGACAGCGCCGTTCGCCGACCGGATCCACACCGCCACACCGGTGCGCCGGATCCTGCGGGATCCCGCCGGGGTCGATGTGACGACCGACCGGGGAACGGACCGCTTCGACGGTGTCGTCGTCGCAGTCCACAGCGACCAGGCGCTGGCGATGCTCGGGGACCCGACTCCGGCGGAGGACGAGATTCTCGGCGCAGTCCGCTATCAGGACAACGACGCGGTGCTCCACACCGATGAATCGGTGCTGCCGAGGGCCCGACGGGCCTGGGCATCGTGGAACGTACTGGTCGACGGGGTGGACCGTGGCCGGGTGGCCGTCACCTATCACATGAACCGTCTCCAGCGGATCGAGAGCCGTCACGAGATCTGCGTGACCCTCAACGCCACGGACCTCGTCGATCCCGAGACAGTCCTCGGTCGCTTCCGGTACTCCCATCCCGTGTTCGACGTGGCCGCCATGGATGCGCAGCGGCAACGTGAGCGGATACAGGGTGTCCGTAGGACCTGGTATGCGGGTGCGTGGCTCGGCTACGGCTTCCACGAGGACGGCGCCCGCAGCGCGCACGAGGCCGTCAGGTCGATCCGGACGGCCACCGTCGCATGA
- a CDS encoding mechanosensitive ion channel family protein: protein MRTIAAILERAQDVVDVDSLGDAIDTDGLTAWDWGTAGIIMAVAIVLSPIVRRIVVSVFERSGSDPLIANLVGRLSVYTTILVGLVYALEELGVAIGPVLGALGIAGIAVAFALQDILANFVGGVIIQLRRPFTTGDEISSGGHIGTVVSVDARSVMIRTLDGEIVHIPSSMVIKEPLVNYTAESQRRTTLMVGVAYDTDLTRAEEVLLEATTSVAGVRNRPAPQALVEQFGESSIDFAVRFWHDAHIGDMWKIRHEVATAVKRGLDDAAITIPFPQRVHWFGAESADRGDEADSP from the coding sequence ATGCGAACCATCGCAGCCATACTCGAGAGAGCCCAGGACGTCGTCGACGTCGATTCGCTGGGCGACGCCATCGACACCGACGGCCTCACCGCCTGGGACTGGGGCACCGCCGGGATCATCATGGCGGTCGCGATCGTTCTGTCTCCGATCGTGCGACGCATCGTGGTCTCCGTCTTCGAGCGCTCCGGAAGCGACCCGCTGATCGCGAACCTGGTAGGGCGCCTGTCCGTCTACACGACGATCCTCGTCGGACTCGTGTACGCCCTCGAGGAACTCGGCGTGGCCATCGGACCGGTCCTCGGCGCACTCGGCATCGCCGGTATCGCGGTCGCGTTCGCTCTCCAGGACATCCTCGCCAACTTCGTCGGCGGTGTGATCATCCAGCTCCGGCGGCCCTTCACAACCGGCGACGAGATCTCCTCCGGCGGGCACATCGGCACCGTCGTGTCGGTCGACGCCCGTTCGGTGATGATCCGCACACTCGACGGCGAGATCGTCCACATCCCGAGCTCCATGGTCATCAAGGAGCCGCTCGTCAACTACACCGCCGAGTCGCAGCGTCGCACGACTCTGATGGTCGGTGTGGCCTACGACACCGACCTGACCCGGGCCGAGGAGGTCCTCCTCGAGGCCACCACGTCGGTCGCGGGGGTACGCAACCGGCCCGCCCCCCAGGCTCTCGTCGAACAGTTCGGCGAGTCGAGCATCGACTTCGCCGTGCGCTTCTGGCACGACGCGCACATCGGCGACATGTGGAAGATCCGTCACGAGGTCGCGACCGCGGTGAAGCGCGGACTCGACGACGCCGCGATCACGATCCCGTTTCCTCAGCGTGTCCACTGGTTCGGCGCGGAGTCGGCCGATCGCGGGGACGAGGCGGATTCCCCGTAG
- a CDS encoding copper resistance protein CopC — MTWRRVVASALGALGLVVMVFVAPAAAHSEVDEFSPAPGQDVGGVVDRVEIRFLTPVSAAVVSVESPDGSSISGTTEIVDDLLVRFDMAALDQPGEHVVTWRVRSFDGDGQEAAYAFTFDPDAPPLDDGGSGAPGWLTAVIAVGIVGVGGAGFLALMRRTGRRRRA, encoded by the coding sequence ATGACGTGGCGACGGGTCGTGGCGAGCGCACTCGGGGCTCTCGGCCTCGTGGTCATGGTGTTCGTCGCGCCCGCCGCCGCTCATTCCGAGGTCGATGAGTTCTCACCCGCGCCCGGTCAGGACGTCGGCGGCGTCGTGGACCGCGTGGAGATCCGTTTCCTCACGCCGGTGTCCGCCGCGGTCGTCTCCGTCGAGTCGCCGGACGGATCGAGCATCTCCGGCACCACCGAGATCGTCGACGACCTGCTGGTCCGTTTCGACATGGCGGCGCTGGACCAACCGGGCGAGCACGTCGTCACCTGGCGGGTCCGGTCGTTCGACGGTGACGGCCAGGAGGCGGCCTACGCCTTCACCTTCGACCCGGACGCGCCGCCGCTCGACGACGGCGGATCCGGCGCGCCGGGCTGGCTCACGGCGGTGATCGCCGTCGGCATCGTGGGTGTCGGCGGCGCCGGCTTCCTCGCCCTCATGCGCCGTACCGGCCGGCGTCGCAGGGCCTGA